A single genomic interval of Thermoanaerobacterales bacterium harbors:
- a CDS encoding DUF6364 family protein: MEQQNVTLSLPKTLLRQAKHLAIERGTSLSGLLTQLLRDATRQEDRYRKAKERHLALLGRLDLSTGGQAKWTRDDLHER, encoded by the coding sequence GTGGAACAGCAAAACGTTACGCTGTCCCTGCCCAAAACCCTGTTGCGCCAGGCAAAGCACCTGGCTATAGAACGGGGCACCTCGCTATCCGGACTCCTGACTCAGTTGCTCCGCGACGCCACCCGTCAAGAGGACAGGTACCGTAAGGCCAAAGAACGCCATCTTGCCCTGTTGGGCAGGCTGGACTTGAGCACCGGGGGACAGGCCAAGTGGACCAGGGATGACTTGCATGAGCGGTAG
- a CDS encoding YbfB/YjiJ family MFS transporter, with amino-acid sequence VMGALGFARFGYATILPSMKDALLLNNTQMGMIATGNLIGYTAFSLIGGLLAARFGPRLLIGCSMLVTGATMFMTGAVGGFWPAVVIRFLTGLGSAGANVPVMGLVSAWFGPRRRGMAAGFLVGGSGFGFLITGFLVPRVIAASPDDGWRFGWFILGGTVILLAGLSSLLLRNKPSEMGCRPIGGSQAAAPGGDRLSWGSLYTSPALWRLGLVYLFFGFSYIIYGTFFAAAMTADKGFTQAQAGAVWSGIGALAVFSGIAWGTVSDYLGRKNALALVFGLQAVSYFLFGMGDSPAALYASALLYGLTAFSIPGIVAAACGDYVGPRLAPAALGMVTFFFAVGQALAPSIAGYLADVTSSFNAAFFLAAVVAAMGSGGSLTLRAPR; translated from the coding sequence CGGTTATGGGTGCCCTTGGCTTCGCCCGCTTCGGCTACGCCACCATCCTCCCTTCTATGAAAGATGCCCTCCTTCTAAACAACACCCAGATGGGCATGATCGCCACCGGCAATTTGATCGGCTATACGGCTTTCTCCCTGATCGGAGGCCTTCTTGCGGCCAGGTTCGGCCCGCGGCTCCTGATCGGGTGCTCGATGCTCGTCACAGGCGCCACGATGTTTATGACCGGAGCTGTCGGCGGATTCTGGCCGGCGGTCGTCATACGTTTCTTGACGGGTCTCGGCAGCGCCGGAGCCAATGTTCCCGTGATGGGACTGGTTTCGGCGTGGTTTGGGCCCAGGCGAAGGGGGATGGCTGCGGGATTCCTGGTCGGGGGTTCGGGATTCGGCTTCCTGATCACCGGTTTCCTGGTGCCGAGGGTGATCGCAGCGTCGCCGGACGACGGCTGGCGTTTTGGCTGGTTCATTCTCGGCGGGACGGTAATCCTGCTCGCCGGCCTAAGCAGTCTCCTGCTTCGAAACAAGCCTTCCGAAATGGGATGCCGGCCCATCGGAGGATCTCAGGCCGCTGCCCCCGGCGGCGACCGCCTGTCCTGGGGGAGTCTTTACACCTCCCCGGCCTTGTGGCGGCTGGGCCTGGTCTACCTGTTCTTTGGTTTTTCCTACATCATTTATGGAACCTTTTTTGCAGCGGCAATGACCGCCGACAAGGGATTTACCCAGGCCCAGGCAGGGGCGGTGTGGTCTGGGATCGGGGCACTCGCCGTCTTCAGCGGTATCGCGTGGGGAACGGTGTCCGACTACCTCGGGCGCAAGAACGCCCTGGCTCTGGTGTTCGGCCTGCAGGCCGTCTCCTACTTCCTATTCGGAATGGGTGATTCCCCTGCTGCCCTCTACGCCTCGGCACTGCTCTATGGTCTTACCGCATTCAGCATCCCCGGCATCGTTGCGGCCGCTTGCGGTGACTACGTCGGGCCCAGGCTGGCCCCTGCCGCCCTGGGGATGGTCACCTTCTTCTTTGCTGTGGGACAGGCGCTGGCCCCATCAATAGCCGGATACCTGGCGGATGTGACGAGCTCATTTAACGCTGCTTTTTTCCTGGCTGCCGTGGTGGCAGCGATGGGCAGCGGCGGGTCATTGACGCTCCGGGCCCCGAGATGA
- a CDS encoding PIN domain-containing protein has translation MSGSKERQFIDTNILVYAHDISAGEKHEIAEDLVRRLWDAGSGCLSVQVLQEFYVTVTRKVTQPLTPPVASRIIEDLACWHVHIPEPADVLEAIDLQLQYKVSFWDAMIIRSAQALDCTVIWSEDLSPGQDYGGGRVINPFADRL, from the coding sequence ATGAGCGGTAGCAAAGAAAGACAGTTCATCGATACAAACATCCTGGTTTACGCCCACGACATCTCCGCCGGGGAAAAGCACGAAATAGCCGAAGACCTGGTACGACGGTTATGGGACGCCGGCAGCGGGTGTCTCAGTGTCCAGGTTTTGCAGGAGTTCTATGTTACGGTAACCCGGAAGGTGACGCAACCCCTTACACCGCCGGTAGCCTCGCGTATTATCGAAGATCTCGCCTGCTGGCACGTCCACATCCCCGAACCGGCGGACGTTCTGGAAGCCATCGACTTGCAGCTGCAATACAAGGTTTCCTTTTGGGATGCAATGATCATCCGCAGCGCACAGGCCCTTGACTGCACCGTAATTTGGTCGGAGGACTTAAGCCCCGGGCAGGATTACGGCGGAGGGCGGGTGATCAACCCCTTCGCCGACCGGCTTTAA
- a CDS encoding DUF4070 domain-containing protein, producing the protein MKALLVYPKYPESFWSFQHALKFIGKKSANPPLGLITVAAMLPKEWELKLVDMNVNRLRDEDIAWADYVLLSAMSIQQNSAREVIDRCRRLGVKTVAGGPLFTMEYDGFDDVDHLILNEAEITLPEFLADLEKGSPKKVYKTDLKPDLSETPVPMWDLLNMNDYASMSIQYSRGCPYDCEFCDITTLYGRKQRLKTAAQMTAELEALYTRGWRGTVFIVDDNFIGNKLKLKKEILPVVIEWMEAHKNPFWFITEASVNLADDEELMQLMRRAGFVHVFLGIETPDEESLKECNKFANLNRNLVKSVKTIQNHGMQVSAGFIVGFDSDTPSIFERQIKFIQQSGIVTAMVGLLNAPRGTRLYERLKTENRLLPQRFSGNNTDFNLNFIPKMNRQTLIEGYRRIVTTIYDPSHYYDRILEFFKEFKPVKRNRMRLFRFYYLTAVFKATFYLGFIEKGRRHYWKMIMKTLAKHPWLLPDAITFAVYGFHFRKVFNKL; encoded by the coding sequence ATGAAGGCTCTACTGGTTTATCCCAAATACCCGGAGAGCTTCTGGAGCTTCCAACATGCCTTGAAGTTCATCGGCAAGAAATCCGCCAACCCCCCGCTCGGTCTCATCACGGTAGCGGCCATGCTTCCGAAGGAGTGGGAGTTGAAGCTTGTAGATATGAATGTTAACAGGCTGCGCGATGAGGACATCGCATGGGCTGACTATGTATTGCTGAGCGCCATGTCCATCCAGCAGAACTCCGCCAGAGAAGTGATTGACCGCTGCCGCCGGCTCGGGGTGAAAACCGTCGCCGGGGGACCTTTGTTCACTATGGAATACGACGGGTTCGACGACGTCGACCACCTTATCCTCAATGAAGCCGAAATCACACTCCCTGAATTCCTGGCGGACCTGGAGAAAGGCAGCCCGAAAAAGGTTTATAAAACAGACCTTAAACCTGACTTGAGCGAGACTCCGGTCCCCATGTGGGATCTCCTCAACATGAACGACTATGCGTCAATGAGCATCCAGTATTCCAGGGGTTGCCCCTATGACTGCGAATTCTGTGATATCACCACCCTCTACGGGCGCAAACAGCGCTTAAAAACAGCCGCCCAGATGACCGCCGAATTAGAGGCCCTCTACACGCGTGGCTGGCGCGGCACCGTCTTTATTGTTGATGACAACTTCATCGGCAACAAGCTCAAGCTGAAGAAAGAAATCCTGCCGGTCGTCATCGAATGGATGGAAGCCCACAAGAACCCCTTCTGGTTCATCACGGAGGCCTCAGTCAACCTGGCCGATGACGAGGAACTCATGCAGTTGATGCGCAGGGCCGGTTTTGTCCACGTCTTTCTGGGGATTGAGACACCTGATGAAGAGAGCCTGAAGGAATGCAACAAGTTCGCCAACCTCAACAGGAACCTGGTTAAATCCGTCAAGACCATCCAGAACCACGGGATGCAGGTCAGCGCCGGTTTCATCGTCGGTTTCGACAGTGACACCCCGTCGATCTTCGAGAGGCAGATCAAGTTCATCCAGCAGAGCGGCATCGTCACCGCAATGGTCGGACTACTCAACGCCCCACGGGGGACACGGCTCTACGAACGTCTAAAAACGGAGAACCGCCTGCTGCCGCAGCGTTTCTCCGGAAACAACACCGACTTCAACCTCAACTTCATCCCTAAAATGAACCGGCAGACGCTCATTGAGGGCTACAGGAGGATCGTCACCACCATCTACGATCCCTCCCACTACTACGACCGGATCCTGGAGTTTTTCAAAGAGTTCAAGCCGGTGAAAAGGAATAGAATGAGACTCTTCCGCTTCTACTACCTGACCGCGGTTTTCAAGGCCACCTTCTACCTGGGATTCATCGAAAAAGGCCGAAGGCACTACTGGAAGATGATTATGAAAACCCTCGCCAAGCACCCGTGGCTGTTGCCGGATGCCATCACCTTCGCTGTTTACGGCTTCCACTTCCGCAAGGTCTTCAACAAGCTTTAG